In a single window of the Candidatus Binataceae bacterium genome:
- a CDS encoding LLM class F420-dependent oxidoreductase, giving the protein MKFGLFEINTHPCVGPEAIATVARAAEQAGFESFWGGEHLVLPDPQFRMPPDKPILDLIGTIAFAAGHTRTLRFGTGIILLPQRNPLVLAKEIATLDVLCGGRLILGLGIGSAEAEFKALGIPFQDRGPRAEEALAAMKAVWNMERPEFHGRFFSFSGIRAEPRPVQRPTPEIVWGGRTPYAFGRTVRSGRGWYGYDMSLEDAVAAIAGLRKACARHGRRLDEFEITITPKAEPKLDLDLARRFADVGVGRLLVAPRAADVAGVLAVIAQVERQLIGKV; this is encoded by the coding sequence ATGAAATTCGGACTTTTCGAAATCAATACCCATCCGTGCGTGGGGCCTGAAGCGATCGCTACCGTTGCGCGCGCCGCCGAGCAGGCGGGTTTCGAGAGCTTTTGGGGCGGCGAACATCTGGTGCTGCCCGATCCGCAGTTTCGAATGCCGCCAGACAAGCCGATTCTGGACCTGATCGGCACGATCGCATTTGCCGCCGGCCACACCCGCACGTTGCGCTTTGGCACCGGAATCATCCTGCTGCCCCAGCGCAATCCCCTGGTCCTGGCCAAGGAGATAGCCACGCTGGATGTGCTATGCGGCGGCCGACTGATCCTGGGGCTTGGGATCGGCAGCGCCGAGGCGGAATTCAAGGCTCTGGGTATCCCCTTTCAGGACCGCGGGCCGCGGGCGGAGGAAGCTTTGGCCGCGATGAAAGCGGTGTGGAACATGGAGCGGCCCGAATTTCACGGCCGCTTTTTCTCTTTTAGCGGGATTCGCGCGGAACCTCGGCCAGTACAACGACCGACCCCGGAAATCGTCTGGGGCGGACGTACGCCGTATGCCTTTGGCCGTACCGTGCGCAGTGGGCGAGGATGGTACGGCTACGATATGAGCCTGGAGGATGCAGTGGCGGCGATCGCCGGCCTGCGCAAGGCTTGCGCCCGCCACGGTCGGCGGCTGGATGAGTTCGAGATAACGATTACGCCCAAGGCCGAGCCCAAACTCGATCTCGACCTGGCGCGTCGCTTTGCCGATGTCGGGGTCGGGCGGCTGCTGGTCGCGCCGCGCGCCGCCGATGTGGCGGGCGTGCTGGCGGTAATCGCGCAGGTGGAACGCCAGCTTATCGGCAAAGTCTAA
- a CDS encoding NIPSNAP family protein: protein MIYEMRTYMVKMGSVRAAEAAFERALPGRIKLSPLAAFWHSEIGQLNQIIHVWPYESQAHREQIRAAAGKVEGWPPALQEFLVEQKTEIFMPAPFSPPLVPAQLGSLVEMRRYTIRPGGIPTLIKNWSERIEKRAKLSPFIAGWYSEVGPLNQWLHIWAYQDYAERERIRAEAMKDGSWPPPMGDLLVKAENSILIPASFSPIR, encoded by the coding sequence ATGATCTACGAAATGCGGACTTATATGGTTAAGATGGGCAGCGTGAGAGCGGCCGAGGCGGCGTTCGAGCGGGCCTTGCCCGGGCGTATCAAGCTCTCTCCTTTGGCCGCCTTCTGGCATAGCGAAATCGGCCAGCTCAACCAGATTATCCACGTCTGGCCCTACGAGAGTCAGGCCCATCGCGAGCAGATTCGCGCAGCCGCCGGCAAGGTAGAAGGCTGGCCGCCGGCCCTGCAGGAATTTCTGGTCGAGCAGAAGACCGAAATCTTCATGCCCGCGCCGTTTTCCCCTCCGCTGGTTCCGGCGCAACTCGGTTCGCTGGTAGAGATGCGCCGCTACACGATTCGGCCCGGCGGCATCCCCACCTTGATCAAGAACTGGAGCGAGCGGATTGAGAAACGGGCCAAGCTCTCACCCTTTATCGCGGGCTGGTACAGCGAGGTAGGACCACTCAACCAGTGGCTTCATATTTGGGCTTATCAGGATTATGCCGAGCGCGAGCGGATTCGGGCGGAGGCGATGAAGGACGGCTCCTGGCCGCCGCCGATGGGTGATCTGCTGGTCAAGGCGGAGAACTCCATCCTGATCCCAGCTTCGTTCTCACCGATTCGCTAA